One Triplophysa dalaica isolate WHDGS20190420 chromosome 1, ASM1584641v1, whole genome shotgun sequence DNA segment encodes these proteins:
- the kbtbd13a gene encoding kelch repeat and BTB domain-containing protein 13 has product MGIVKICFVENVFMVDKGLLELNCEYFRALFHSGMKECHQDEIYLPALSARGFLVTLRVLNGERPIFNGDEIVEAIQCAAFLHVEVLTEHLVNIVNSDNCLLMYHTAATFGLFRLFNSTALFIRDMYEDLKEDVKCLPEDLIEYVKSLIPNTYVTVGTHSPTIKLLQDFMRTVCYLDEDEKDWKILTHLPIDASTTMAGVAVLDNKLYIVGGVYDVTNRVVDSGFCYDVSTDTWSTFSSPQKLRYNCTLVGHEGNLYIIGGEHNKTVLSSVERYKVSTDTWNFAAHLPRPTAAVACTKTMSRLFICLWKPKDATEIYEYIRKEDKWELTTTLVRHQSYGHCMVAHMDNLYVMRNGPSDDFLRCRMDCYNLTTGQWTAMHGQYENSKGALFTAVVRGDSVFTLNSRATVEYAIEENKWRTKKEMTGFSRIGSMWTFLLRLPKKSSQVLKKNHNGPEIYSLPSNSVKCPE; this is encoded by the coding sequence ATGGGTATTGTGAAAATTTGCTTTGTTGAAAATGTCTTCATGGTGGACAAAGGCCTCCTGGAGCTCAATTGCGAATACTTCCGTGCTCTTTTCCATTCTGGGATGAAGGAATGCCACCAGGATGAGATTTATCTTCCGGCACTGAGTGCTCGAGGCTTCTTGGTCACCCTCCGGGTGTTAAATGGAGAGAGACCCATTTTTAACGGAGACGAAATTGTTGAAGCTATACAATGTGCTGCTTTCCTTCATGTAGAGGTTCTAACCGAGCATCTCGTGAACATTGTCAATTCAGACAACTGTCTTCTTATGTATCACACAGCTGCTACTTTTGGGCTATTTAGGCTCTTCAACAGTACTGCTTTGTTTATTCGGGACATGTATGAAGACCTCAAAGAAGATGTGAAGTGCCTACCCGAGGATTTGATTGAATATGTCAAGTCCCTTATTCCTAATACATATGTGACTGTAGGCACTCACTCGCCAACTATCAAGCTTCTGCAGGACTTCATGAGAACGGTTTGTTATCTGGATGAAGATGAGAAGGATTGGAAGATTCTCACACATTTACCCATCGATGCTAGTACCACCATGGCAGGTGTCGCAGTCCTTGACAACAAGCTCTACATTGTTGGAGGGGTCTACGACGTTACCAACAGAGTTGTAGACTCGGGGTTCTGCTACGACGTATCTACAGACACTTGGAGCACATTTTCCAGCCCGCAAAAACTTCGTTACAACTGCACCTTGGTTGGCCACGAGGGCAACCTTTACATCATTGGTGGAGAGCACAACAAGACCGTATTGTCCTCTGTGGAGAGGTACAAAGTCTCGACGGACACTTGGAACTTTGCCGCCCATCTGCCGAGACCTACAGCCGCTGTCGCTTGCACCAAAACAATGAGCAGACTGTTCATCTGCCTCTGGAAACCCAAAGACGCTACAGAGATCTACGAGTACATCCGAAAGGAAGATAAGTGGGAGCTAACCACCACACTTGTTAGGCATCAAAGTTATGGCCATTGTATGGTGGCCCACATGGACAACTTGTACGTAATGAGGAATGGACCATCTGATGACTTTTTGAGATGCAGGATGGACTGTTACAATCTCACCACGGGTCAGTGGACGGCCATGCACGGGCAGTACGAAAACAGCAAAGGAGCCTTGTTTACCGCAGTGGTGCGTGGGGACTCTGTTTTCACTCTGAATAGCAGGGCAACGGTGGAATACGCTATTGAGGAGAACAAGTGGAGGACGAAAAAAgaaatgacaggattttcaagAATTGGCTCCATGTGGACTTTTCTCCTGAGACTGCCAAAGAAAAGCAGCCAGGTTTTAAAAAAGAATCATAACGGACCAGAGATCTACAGCCTCCCTTCAAACTCTGTAAAATGCCCTGAATGA
- the ubap1lb gene encoding ubiquitin-associated protein 1-like isoform X2 produces MSCLDEVPLKIPLGFLEEVKVITAPELTVPDYLKILQDTEYVFSLENRVLTGLQSGYQTLGLRCEKMATCPPYWMMFSSPQESRLASRWSSDFWEPDPRPRSRSLNAAHYRAMKDRVKFTISDSEDEEFNEEDGMAKSKPRQDGSCSRREALELKDLNTCGSSDFLNLPPPFGLYTQSRGTIRQSSLSNTRRTLQRSQRTAGHPRVSFASSNDHAQSECISPLRHNKQTTKILRYLVACDRLCELGYDEAQVEEALEMFQNCETKAEEFLHLLTQFNEMGFQQNAIKEVLLVHENHRERALEELMTRVA; encoded by the exons ATGTCCTGTCTGGATGAGGTGCCCTTAAAGATCCCTCTTGGCTTCCTTGAGGAGGTTAAGGTCATCACAGCTCCAGAACTCACTGTACCAGACTACCTGAAGATACTACAAGATACTGAG TATGTGTTCAGTCTGGAGAACCGGGTTCTGACGGGTCTCCAGAGCGGCTATCAAACCCTCGGCCTGCGCTGCGAGAAGATGGCGACCTGTCCTCCATACTGGATGATGTTCAGCAGTCCTCAGGAGAGCAGATTGGCCAGCCGCTGGAGCAGCGACTTCTGGGAGCCCGACCCTCGTCCCCGCAGCCGCAGTTTAAACGCGGCCCACTACCGTGCCATGAAGGACAGAGTCAAATTCACCATTTCAGACTCAGAAGATGAGGAATTCAATGAAGAAGATGGGATGGCCAAAAGCAAGCCTAGACAGGATGGTTCGTGCTCGCGAAGAGAAGCTTTGGAGTTGAAAGACTTGAACACTTGTGGATCATCGGATTTCTTGAACCTGCCTCCACCTTTCGGTCTCTACACACAGAGCAGGGGAACCATCCGACAGTCTTCTCTAAGCAACACCAGAAGAACCCTCCAGAGGAGCCAAAGAACCGCTGGGCATCCGAGAGTGTCATTCGCGTCTTCAAATGACCACGCGCAGTCTGAATGCATTTCTCCACTCAGGcacaataaacaaaccacaaag ATCTTGAGATATCTGGTGGCGTGTGATAGGCTTTGTGAACTTGGCTACGATGAAGCTCAAGTTGAAGAAGCGCTGGAGATGTTTCAGAACTGTGAGACCAAG GCCGAGGAGTTCCTTCACCTTCTCACGCAGTTTAACGAAATGGGCTTCCAGCAGAATGCCATTAAAGAGGTTCTGCTGGTGCATGAGAACCACAGAGAGCGAGCGCTGGAGGAGCTCATGACCCGCGTGGCCTGA
- the ubap1lb gene encoding ubiquitin-associated protein 1-like isoform X1, whose amino-acid sequence MSCLDEVPLKIPLGFLEEVKVITAPELTVPDYLKILQDTEYVFSLENRVLTGLQSGYQTLGLRCEKMATCPPYWMMFSSPQESRLASRWSSDFWEPDPRPRSRSLNAAHYRAMKDRVKFTISDSEDEEFNEEDGMAKSKPRQDGSCSRREALELKDLNTCGSSDFLNLPPPFGLYTQSRGTIRQSSLSNTRRTLQRSQRTAGHPRVSFASSNDHAQSECISPLRHNKQTTKAWGSSRPPAVAPSRPLHSHTTSLDSSVELLSALSPEERELLAAVTERGYPLRTAIIALQKTGQQSPEQILRYLVACDRLCELGYDEAQVEEALEMFQNCETKAEEFLHLLTQFNEMGFQQNAIKEVLLVHENHRERALEELMTRVA is encoded by the exons ATGTCCTGTCTGGATGAGGTGCCCTTAAAGATCCCTCTTGGCTTCCTTGAGGAGGTTAAGGTCATCACAGCTCCAGAACTCACTGTACCAGACTACCTGAAGATACTACAAGATACTGAG TATGTGTTCAGTCTGGAGAACCGGGTTCTGACGGGTCTCCAGAGCGGCTATCAAACCCTCGGCCTGCGCTGCGAGAAGATGGCGACCTGTCCTCCATACTGGATGATGTTCAGCAGTCCTCAGGAGAGCAGATTGGCCAGCCGCTGGAGCAGCGACTTCTGGGAGCCCGACCCTCGTCCCCGCAGCCGCAGTTTAAACGCGGCCCACTACCGTGCCATGAAGGACAGAGTCAAATTCACCATTTCAGACTCAGAAGATGAGGAATTCAATGAAGAAGATGGGATGGCCAAAAGCAAGCCTAGACAGGATGGTTCGTGCTCGCGAAGAGAAGCTTTGGAGTTGAAAGACTTGAACACTTGTGGATCATCGGATTTCTTGAACCTGCCTCCACCTTTCGGTCTCTACACACAGAGCAGGGGAACCATCCGACAGTCTTCTCTAAGCAACACCAGAAGAACCCTCCAGAGGAGCCAAAGAACCGCTGGGCATCCGAGAGTGTCATTCGCGTCTTCAAATGACCACGCGCAGTCTGAATGCATTTCTCCACTCAGGcacaataaacaaaccacaaag GCCTGGGGTTCGTCTCGTCCCCCTGCGGTGGCCCCATCACGGCCACTCCATTCCCACACCACGTCCCTGGACTCTTCAGTCGAGCTGCTCTCCGCTCTCAGCCCAGAAGAGAGGGAACTGCTGGCGGCCGTGACCGAGCGGGGTTACCCTCTCCGTACAGCTATCATCGCCCTGCAGAAGACGGGCCAGCAGAGCCCTGAGCAG ATCTTGAGATATCTGGTGGCGTGTGATAGGCTTTGTGAACTTGGCTACGATGAAGCTCAAGTTGAAGAAGCGCTGGAGATGTTTCAGAACTGTGAGACCAAG GCCGAGGAGTTCCTTCACCTTCTCACGCAGTTTAACGAAATGGGCTTCCAGCAGAATGCCATTAAAGAGGTTCTGCTGGTGCATGAGAACCACAGAGAGCGAGCGCTGGAGGAGCTCATGACCCGCGTGGCCTGA
- the pdcd7 gene encoding programmed cell death protein 7 — protein sequence MMDNSHQYISKSFPPPPFKDPAGSDSGVYTGAPPIPPPPGPAHTWNMYPHQWPPFPPGGPYLPFDPSRPPPGTFETPQYNDIPPPTWTHNEWNPSDPHFGGHFPPNPPQNVHSAQAPYQSNFRQDSTNRQNYPFTDRPWPDDYQSNQDQTRSTSTTASDEESLQRSKDEQWVQGFLLQISTEDQPPEPPKSKPSIAEFRQKLYGTLQIVAELNKVRQMLEDNLENESVWTETLSKAAELKNIVRERLTSLKDPDGLSSIQRKLMLIKKKRARGRRRKIEEREEMQEQEVRRAQREAEVDKWQMKRIQEVEEKNREKELKLAADAVLSEVRKKQADTKRIQDILKSLEKLRKLRKEAAARRGMFPETQSDETFEGHLERLRCLISKRTAIYAAEEKALRVMLEGEQEEERKRDREIRQKKEKEKLLQKKREVDFMLFGAEFPPHHPLQPFQDYYTQAECSLPSLIQIRREWDQFLVPVEHPDGTPVPQGWVLPDQPSDDIWATALEK from the exons ATGATGGATAATTCGCACCAGTACATTTCTAAAAGCTTTCCACCGCCTCCCTTCAAGGACCCTGCGGGTTCAGACAGCGGAGTTTACACAGGAGCACCACCGATACCTCCACCACCCGGTCCGGCGCACACATGGAACATGTACCCGCACCAATGGCCCCCTTTTCCACCCGGGGGACCTTACCTACCCTTCGACCCCAGCAGACCACCGCCAGGAACCTTCGAAACACCCCAGTACAATGACATACCTCCTCCAACCTGGACTCACAACGAGTGGAACCCATCAGACCCCCATTTCGGAGGACACTTCCCACCAAATCCGCCTCAAAATGTACATTCTGCACAAGCACCATATCAGTCCAACTTCAGACAAGACAGCACCAACAGACAGAACTACCCCTTTACTGACAGACCCTGGCCGGATGACTACCAAAGCAACCAGGATCAAACCAGAAGCACCTCAACCACAGCATCTGATGAAGAATCGCTGCAGAGATCGAAAGATGAGCAGTGGGTTCAGGGTTTCCTGCTTCAAATATCAACCGAAGATCAACCACCAGAGCCTCCAAAGTCCAAACCTTCGATTGCGGAGTTCAGACAGAAGCTCTATGGGACTCTTCAGATAGTGGCGGAGTTAAATAAAGTGCGTCAGATGTTAGAAGATAACTtggaaaatgaaagtgtttggACTGAGACGCTCTCAAAAGCTGCCGAGTTAAAGAACATCGTACGGGAGAGACTGACCTCTCTGAAGGACCCTGACGGTCTCAGCAGCATCCAGAGGAAACTGATGCTGATAAAGAAGAAAAGAGCAAGGGGGCGGAGGAGAAAGATTGAGGAGAGGGAGGAGATGCAGGAACAAGAGGTCAGAAGAGCCCAGCGAGAGGCGGAGGTGGATAAGTGGCAGATGAAACGCATTCAAGAAGTGGAGGAGAAGAACAGG GAGAAAGAGTTGAAGTTGGCTGCAGATGCTGTGCTTTCTGAGGTCAGAAAGAAACAAGCCGATACCAAGAGAATCCAGGACATACTGAAGTCACTGGAAAAACTGAGAAAACTTCGGAAAGAGGCTGCCGCCAGAAGAG GCATGTTTCCAGAAACGCAGAGTGACGAGACCTTCGAGGGTCACTTGGAACGTCTGAGGTGTCTGATAAGTAAACGCACGGCCATCTATGCTGCGGAGGAGAAAGCTCTGAGGGTCATGCTGGAGGGGGAGCAGGAGGAGGAACGGAAGCGAGATCGGGAGATAcgtcagaaaaaagaaaaggagaagCTGTTGCAGAAGAAGCGAGAAGTTGATTTCATGCTGTTTGGAG CTGAATTTCCACCCCATCACCCTCTTCAGCCTTTCCAAGATTACTACACGCAGGCCGAGTGCTCCCTTCCTTCCCTGATACAAATAAG GAGAGAATGGGATCAGTTTCTGGTTCCGGTTGAACATCCCGATGGCACCCCGGTTCCTCAGGGCTGGGTTCTCCCCGACCAGCCATCTGATGACATCTGGGCCACGGCGCTGGAGAAATga